Within Rhodopirellula halodulae, the genomic segment ACGCTGCGGTCTGGGTGACGACTGTAACGATTAGACGGCTTGTCCGCATTCTCCCACTTGTTCCGCCTAGGAAACTTCGACCATGTCTTCGGTTGAACACTCTTTTCATGTGCCTCCGTTCCCTCCCTTCCCCAGTGCGGAGCGTTACGTTCCCGTTGGATCACAAGACGAGGCACTGCAGCGAATCCAGCGAGCCATCGAGGCTTGGGAGGCCATTTCGCTGGTCATCGGACCACCCGGTGTCGGGAAATCGTTGCTTTGCCAAATGCTGCTCAAGCAGTTTGCCGGTCGTCGCGAAGTCGTGATGTTTGGCGATGCGATGTTGGACAACCCGGTTCTGTTTCAAAAACACTTGCTGACGCGACTGAATCGCGTTCAGGGGATCCACTCCACGCCACTGGAACCGGGCGAGGATCCTCAGTTTGCTTTGGTCGAACGTTTGGCTCGCAGCACCGCCGAATTCCCCGGCTTGTTGTTGTTGGTCGATGAAGCTCAAGCGTTGACGCCCGAAGTCTTGGAAACCATTCGCATCATCACCAACACGATGAGCGAAGGTCAGCCTCGTGTCAGCGCCGTGTTGTTGGGCGGACCGAAGCTGGACGAAACGTTGGCATTGCCATCGTTGGAAGCCTTGGTGCAACGAGTCGCCACGCGTTGCTACTTGCACCCGCTGAACGGCGATGAAGCGATCAAGTACGTGCAGCGTGTGATCGAAAAGTGCGGGTCGAAACCCAGCGAAGCGATCACCGACGAAGCGATCATCGCGATTCACAAAGCTTGCAGTGGCACGCCACGTTTGATCAACCAAATGATGACGGCCGCGATTGATTGTGCGGCGTCGCTGAATCAAAGCATCATCGACACCAAGATTGTCGATCGAGCTTGGGCGATGTTGCAGCAACTGCCCAGCCCCGTCATGGACGAGCCCACGTTGGCTGATACGGGATCGAATCCCACGTCGAATGTTGAGTTTGGTTCGCTGGACGATTCGGGATGGAATGACGAGCCCGTCGCGGTTGAGGCACCTGCCAAGGACGAGGAATTCGGCCGTCGCTGGGACGATGACATGAAGGTTTCGGACGAATCGAGCCTCGGTTTCGCGGCGGACGAAAACTTGATCGAAGACAACAACGAACTCCATGCGAGCAGTTGCGATCAACTGGCCTGCGGCGAATCCGCCTGCGAGGAAACCGGTCGCTGCCAAGCCAACGCTCGAGCCGAAGAAGAAGCCTGCAGCGGAATGGAATTTGGTTCGCTGAGCATTGATTGCCAAACATTCGAAGGCGACTACGAAGTGGTCTCGGATGTTGTCGGCTCTGCACTGGCGTCCGATTTGCCGGAAGGTGACTTGGCATCCACCGAAGTGACCGGGCTTGAGAACGAGTCGGTCGCCTTCGAAAGTGACGTGGAAGAGGAGCAACCGGTTGCGGCGACGCCATCGGCCGAGCAATTGTTTGGTGAGTTCGACGATGAAGAAGAGGTCGGTCGTGTCGCCGACGCTCTCACCGCGGGCGAACCAGCCGACGGTCTGAACGAGTCGATGTCCGACTTGGAAACCTCGCTGCACGAAGAAATTTTGAGCCTGCGTGGCGCGGCGAACTCGCCATTGGCTTTGGTTGATGACAACGACATGATCGTTGACGACGAAACGTCCGCCGAGGCTTGCGACAACGACGTCTGTGACCAGGAAGAGTTGGGCAAGATGCAGGAACAGTCGGCTCAAGCCGCCGCAGCACCCGTGTTGTGGATGGACGAAGACAGCGACGACATGACGATCTCCAACGATGATCGTGATATGCTGATCATCGAAGACGACGTGCAAGTCGAAACGGCGGCGCTGCACCACGAGGCGGCGGATCTGTCGAGTGGTCGCCCGGTCGCCGTGGATTTCCAAGCGATGTTGGCAAAGATGCGTTCGCCGCAATCTTGATTGCCAGTGTCATCGATGCGGAACGTTGGTTGTCCGCTCGCGATGGATGAAGGATGAAATCTCGATGCAGAAACGAACTCGATTGAGTTCGTTTGAAAAGTCGAGACTTAAAGATGGTCTGTCGGTTGAACCGGCAGGCCTGCGAGAGCTTGAAGTGTCTCGGGCTTATCAAATCGACGTGGTTGATGTTCACACCGGATCAAACCTTGCAAGCTTTGTTGCATCGAACCGTGGAGCAAGCCGTTCGCTACGGCAAGACGTTGGTGTTGGTCACGCCACGTGAACTGCGTTTGCAGCCCGCCTTCTTTGTGTCGCTCGGGCACGCGTGGCAGCAAGCCAACGCATCACACACAGACGCTGGTATCGAATCAACGCAAACAGGGATGAGCATTCCAAGGTTGCGAGTGGATTGGTGTTCGGATGACTCGACCACGATGTCGTTGACCGGTTGGTTGGATCGCCTGCACACCCGCAAGTGTGAGAGATGGTTGCGACGCGAACGGTTGTCGGAATGCGTTCAGTTGTCGCGGTGCTTGTTGATCGGCAAAGCCTCCCAGCAAACTTCGACCGTGGTGATGGGCATTGCTCCAGAAGGCCGACCACTCCCGGCGTGGGGAACCGCAGTTCCCATGCAGTGCTGATGCGGGCGAGCGACTTCTAATCGACATCCGCCGATGGGAAATTTCTATTCCGGCAGCTATGATTCGCGGGCTCGTTCGTCACCCGCCCACGTCGATGTGTTCATGCCCATTCAGTGTCTCATTAGCTTCGGATCCAATCTTGGCGACCGCCGTGAGGTGATTGCCGAGGCGGCTCGTCGCGTCGCCGATTCGGGTGTGATCGAGGCTCCTTGCCAGCAGCACGTGGGTGATGCATTGGTGAGCAGTTCGGCTCCGCTGCGAACCAGTCGTTTATTTGAAACGCCACCGATCGGCGGTCCCGGCGGGCAATCGCCTTTTTTGAACGCGGTCGCTGCCTTTGCGACCGAAGCCTCCGCTGCGGAAGTGCTGGACGTCCTGCAGCGACTGGAACTCGATCTGGGCCGCGAACGCATCGTGCGTTGGGGGGCTCGCGTGATCGATTTGGACGTCGTGCTGCACGGCAAATTGGCTGGCCCATCCGCGACGGCCGGTCGTCGTGGCTTGATCGGTGGGCGAGGTCCCGCCGGATCGTCCAAAG encodes:
- a CDS encoding ExeA family protein, translating into MSSVEHSFHVPPFPPFPSAERYVPVGSQDEALQRIQRAIEAWEAISLVIGPPGVGKSLLCQMLLKQFAGRREVVMFGDAMLDNPVLFQKHLLTRLNRVQGIHSTPLEPGEDPQFALVERLARSTAEFPGLLLLVDEAQALTPEVLETIRIITNTMSEGQPRVSAVLLGGPKLDETLALPSLEALVQRVATRCYLHPLNGDEAIKYVQRVIEKCGSKPSEAITDEAIIAIHKACSGTPRLINQMMTAAIDCAASLNQSIIDTKIVDRAWAMLQQLPSPVMDEPTLADTGSNPTSNVEFGSLDDSGWNDEPVAVEAPAKDEEFGRRWDDDMKVSDESSLGFAADENLIEDNNELHASSCDQLACGESACEETGRCQANARAEEEACSGMEFGSLSIDCQTFEGDYEVVSDVVGSALASDLPEGDLASTEVTGLENESVAFESDVEEEQPVAATPSAEQLFGEFDDEEEVGRVADALTAGEPADGLNESMSDLETSLHEEILSLRGAANSPLALVDDNDMIVDDETSAEACDNDVCDQEELGKMQEQSAQAAAAPVLWMDEDSDDMTISNDDRDMLIIEDDVQVETAALHHEAADLSSGRPVAVDFQAMLAKMRSPQS